A portion of the Cystobacter ferrugineus genome contains these proteins:
- a CDS encoding FAD-dependent monooxygenase: MAERSVLICGASIAGPALAFWLKRHGFRPVIVERAPELRTGGQSVDVRGAGQEVVRRMNLEQAIRARTTHEAGIAFVDSEGREKARISTEALDGKGPTAELEILRGELARVLYDATREDTEYLFGDRVASLTETGDRVRVGFLHGPEREFDLVIAADGIRSKTRELVFGDEARIRSLGLYIAYFTIPREPSDDTWARWYNAPGCRGLVLRPDNVGTTRALLTFLSPPRGYERLGQDEQKDVLRRVFADAGWQVPRALAGLTGTQDFYFEAIGQVRMPRWSRGRVALVGDAAYCASPISGMGTSLALVGAYILAGELSRHESHAEAFAAYERLMRPYVARAQDVPSVAPRLANPRTRAGIALGHTVLRLATAPGVRQLLGRLLTPPAEIISLPDYGVS, from the coding sequence ATGGCTGAACGAAGCGTCCTCATCTGCGGAGCCAGCATCGCCGGTCCGGCTCTGGCGTTCTGGTTGAAGCGCCACGGTTTTCGCCCGGTCATCGTCGAGCGGGCCCCGGAGCTGCGCACCGGGGGACAGTCGGTGGACGTGCGCGGCGCGGGGCAGGAGGTCGTGCGCCGGATGAACCTCGAGCAGGCGATCCGCGCCCGGACGACCCATGAGGCAGGCATCGCCTTCGTGGACTCGGAGGGGCGGGAGAAGGCGCGCATCAGCACCGAGGCGCTGGACGGCAAGGGGCCGACAGCCGAGCTGGAGATCCTGCGCGGCGAGCTCGCCCGCGTCCTCTACGACGCCACACGGGAGGACACCGAGTACCTGTTCGGCGATCGGGTGGCCTCCCTCACCGAGACCGGCGACCGGGTCCGGGTGGGCTTCCTCCACGGCCCCGAGCGCGAGTTCGATCTCGTCATCGCCGCGGATGGGATCCGCTCGAAGACGCGGGAGCTCGTGTTCGGGGACGAGGCGAGGATCCGCTCGCTGGGCCTCTACATCGCCTACTTCACGATTCCCCGGGAGCCGTCGGATGACACCTGGGCGCGGTGGTACAACGCTCCGGGTTGCCGCGGCCTGGTCTTGCGGCCGGACAACGTCGGCACGACCCGGGCCTTGCTGACGTTCCTCAGTCCGCCCCGCGGCTATGAGCGGCTCGGACAGGACGAGCAGAAGGACGTGCTCCGGCGGGTGTTCGCCGATGCCGGATGGCAGGTGCCCCGGGCCCTGGCGGGGCTGACCGGGACACAGGACTTCTACTTCGAGGCGATCGGCCAGGTGCGCATGCCCCGTTGGTCGCGAGGGCGGGTGGCGCTGGTGGGCGATGCCGCCTATTGCGCCTCGCCCATCAGCGGCATGGGGACGAGCCTGGCGCTGGTCGGCGCCTACATCCTCGCGGGAGAGCTCTCCCGGCATGAGAGCCATGCCGAGGCGTTCGCGGCCTACGAGCGCCTGATGCGCCCCTACGTCGCGCGGGCCCAGGATGTCCCCTCGGTGGCACCGAGGCTCGCCAATCCAAGGACCCGGGCTGGCATCGCCCTCGGCCACACCGTGCTGCGCCTCGCCACCGCGCCTGGGGTGCGCCAGCTCCTCGGCCGGCTGCTGACGCCCCCCGCCGAGATCATCTCCCTGCCGGACTACGGCGTGTCCTGA
- a CDS encoding carboxymuconolactone decarboxylase family protein has protein sequence MSTTRPTTAAQKAIGDFAPKLVELTDDVLFGDVWERPQLSKRDRSLVTCAALVATGKTEQMSFHFPRAIENGVTQEEIVELITHLAFYVGWPNAMSAITRAKELFGNKPPY, from the coding sequence ATGAGCACCACCAGGCCCACCACCGCCGCACAGAAAGCCATCGGCGACTTCGCGCCAAAGCTCGTCGAGCTGACCGATGACGTGCTCTTCGGAGACGTCTGGGAACGGCCGCAGTTGTCCAAGCGCGACCGCAGCCTGGTTACCTGCGCGGCGCTCGTGGCGACCGGCAAGACGGAACAGATGAGCTTCCACTTCCCGCGCGCCATCGAGAACGGCGTGACGCAGGAGGAGATCGTCGAACTCATCACCCACCTGGCCTTCTACGTCGGCTGGCCCAACGCCATGTCGGCCATCACGCGTGCCAAGGAGCTGTTTGGGAACAAGCCGCCCTACTGA
- a CDS encoding (R)-mandelonitrile lyase yields the protein MKLLTATLFSLPLLGMTIAQASPKGALPDAGTAPAASRGGAPALSIARSGSQPSAKGPAENFTGTVRVDPLFSANAPARTSGASVTFEPGARTAWHTHPLGQTLIVTSGAGRVQLWGGAVEEIRPGDVVRIPPGQKHWHGASPTTAMTHLAIQEALDGKVVEWMEKVTDAQYGAQP from the coding sequence ATGAAACTCCTCACCGCGACACTCTTCTCGCTCCCGCTGCTCGGTATGACCATTGCCCAGGCCAGCCCGAAAGGCGCCCTCCCCGACGCGGGCACCGCCCCGGCCGCCTCGCGCGGAGGGGCTCCGGCGCTGAGCATCGCGCGCAGTGGCTCGCAACCCTCCGCCAAGGGGCCCGCCGAGAACTTCACGGGCACCGTGCGCGTCGATCCCCTCTTCTCGGCGAACGCCCCCGCGCGCACCTCGGGCGCCTCCGTCACGTTCGAGCCGGGCGCCCGCACGGCATGGCACACCCACCCGCTCGGGCAGACGCTCATCGTGACGTCCGGCGCCGGCCGCGTGCAGCTCTGGGGCGGCGCCGTCGAGGAGATCCGTCCAGGCGACGTGGTGAGGATTCCGCCCGGTCAGAAGCACTGGCACGGCGCATCCCCGACCACCGCCATGACCCACCTTGCCATCCAGGAGGCCCTCGATGGCAAGGTCGTCGAATGGATGGAGAAGGTCACCGACGCGCAGTACGGCGCGCAGCCCTGA
- a CDS encoding aldo/keto reductase → MQKRKLGNSNLEVSAIGLGCMGMSGGYGPAGDKQEMISLIRTAVERGVTFFDTAEVYGPLKNEELVGESLAPFRGKVVIATKFGWDIDLETGVNRGGLDSRPERIRQAAEGSLKRLKVETIDLFYQHRVDPNVPIEDVAGTVKDLIREGKVKHFGLSEAGAKTIRRAHAVQPVTALQSEYSLWTRGPEAEVLPTLEELGIGFVPFSPLGKGFLTGKIGESSTFVSSDIRSMIPRFTPEAMKANHALVELLGEIGKRKKATPAQIALAWLLAQKPWIVPIPGTTKLHRLDENNGAAALELTPEDLRELESAASKITVQGARYPERLERMTGL, encoded by the coding sequence ATGCAGAAGCGCAAACTCGGAAACAGCAACCTGGAAGTCTCGGCCATCGGGCTCGGCTGCATGGGAATGAGCGGTGGCTACGGTCCTGCTGGGGACAAGCAGGAGATGATCTCCCTGATTCGAACGGCCGTCGAGCGCGGCGTCACCTTCTTCGACACCGCCGAAGTCTACGGTCCGCTCAAGAACGAAGAGCTCGTGGGCGAGTCCCTCGCTCCCTTCCGCGGGAAGGTGGTGATCGCCACCAAGTTCGGCTGGGACATCGACCTGGAGACAGGGGTGAATCGTGGCGGTCTGGACAGCCGGCCAGAGCGCATCAGACAGGCCGCCGAGGGCTCGCTCAAGCGGCTCAAGGTCGAGACCATCGACCTGTTCTATCAGCACCGGGTCGACCCGAACGTGCCGATCGAAGACGTGGCGGGGACGGTGAAGGACCTGATTCGCGAGGGCAAGGTGAAGCACTTCGGCCTGTCCGAAGCAGGAGCGAAGACGATCCGTCGCGCCCACGCGGTCCAGCCGGTCACCGCGCTCCAGAGTGAATACTCGCTGTGGACGAGAGGCCCCGAGGCGGAAGTGCTGCCGACCCTCGAGGAGCTCGGGATCGGCTTCGTTCCCTTCAGCCCCCTGGGCAAGGGCTTCCTCACGGGCAAGATCGGCGAAAGCAGCACCTTCGTCAGTTCCGACATCCGCAGCATGATTCCTCGCTTCACGCCGGAGGCCATGAAGGCGAACCACGCCCTGGTCGAGCTGCTTGGCGAGATTGGGAAGAGGAAGAAGGCGACGCCTGCTCAAATCGCGCTGGCCTGGCTGCTCGCCCAGAAGCCGTGGATCGTCCCCATCCCAGGCACCACGAAGCTCCACCGCCTGGACGAGAACAATGGAGCCGCCGCGCTCGAACTGACGCCCGAGGATCTCCGTGAGCTCGAGAGCGCCGCCTCGAAGATCACGGTGCAGGGGGCCCGGTATCCGGAACGGCTGGAGCGAATGACCGGTCTGTGA